In Pangasianodon hypophthalmus isolate fPanHyp1 chromosome 1, fPanHyp1.pri, whole genome shotgun sequence, the genomic window AGCCTGaacttatttgtttaaaaatgcttttaaattattcattgctcaatcatttttatacattggtTTCTTGTTCAGTATATTCATCGTTTGCCATGAGTAAGCATTAAAATGAATGTCGATATGACTGCCGATATCTTTTCTTAAAGTGATTACCTGTATGTATTTAgacctgactttttttttttcccctcccacaATGTTGAGTGACTTTAGAACAGCCATTACTTACAGGGACAAGCATGATGTGCAAGGTGTCTTTGTTGGCAAGGAATTCTGTTGTAATTATGTGTAGTGTATTTAAACACAAGAAATGATTCTACGAAGATGAGCGAATAAACCTGTGAATATGCTACTACTTTTATGTTGCACACTTTCACATGAAAACAGTAAGCAATAGTATGAATGACAGAGTACAAAATGGTTTACATAAATTTTTACTACAATAGAATATGGAAATGTAATTGAATGTAAATAGAATATGGAAATGTAATTGAATTTTAGTGtagatttgtttaattaaatgtattttcccCCCTCAAATTTTCCTCTGTCCTCCAGTAAGGCCGAACAGCATGAGATGCCAGTACTGCATGCAGCAGTTTACTCGCTGGGAAGCATTCATGCCAAATCATGTGGTGGTGGACGTAAATTTAGTGAGGGAAAGCAAAAAAATGCTGCTCTGGAATTAGTTAAGAATGGttaaaaaagtatgtggacacctgatcgtcacacccatatgtggttcttccccaaactgttgtcacaatgttgaaagcacacaattgttcaGGATTtctctgtatgctgttgctttaagatttcccgtcactggaattaaggggcccaaacatgttcaaGCATGAaagtgctcctgtgcacaaagcgaggtccataatgacatggtttaccaaggttggTATCGCTGAACTTCAGTGCATAGAACCCTGAcgtcaaccccactgaacaactTCAAAATGAACGGAACGCTGACTGTGCACCAAGCCTTCatgcccaacatcagtacccaatctcactaatgctcttgtggctgaatgggcagaaattATGGACACTATATGACCTGACAGACGCACGATTGGAGTAGACCTTTCCAGAGATGCATATATGTGGTTGGAGAAACCTGTCTGTGTAATCTCCAACCACATATATGCATCTCTGGAAAGGTCTACTCCAATCGTGCATCTGTCAGTAACCATTAAAAGActcacaacaataaaaacaaaccagaGGAATTTCATACAAGGGATTTTGGAAGTGCATTCTTATCCAAGAAGTCTGGCCAAATTTATGAAATCTCTCAAATCAACCGATCCTGATGAGCTCCGTAGTGACTATTGAGATAGATGTGACGAGTCATTCCTCTCGCTGATATTTATGGAGCACCTGCACAAGCAGAATCACTCCTGGTGTCAAAGGTGCACCAAGAGTTTTAACAATTCATAAATGTTACACAGACACTTACTCATAATAGAAGTTTCagtagaagagtggaggctgttacagcagtaaagggggaactaaatctggaatgaaatgtttaaaaagcgtgtatgggtgtgatggtcaagtgttcgcaaacttttggccacataagTCTAGTTTCAGTTCCATAttcaaaagtaataaaagtctTTCTCACGTGAAAATGGCATtgcttaatttcatcagttaaaacatttactgtttaatgcttgagtatatttaaaattagctacatttttaactttaagttgAGTATATTTTTGGCTGGATATgtccacttttaattgagtaagattttgacacatttataCTTTCACATAAGTAATTTATACAGCTCTGGGTACTATAAACCTGATACGTGCTACCTCTGTCATAAGAACCTTTCTCAACCAGTTAACCTAGCAATGCAAAAAGCAACTAAAGGAGCATATAGAGGCAGGAGAAGTTTCCTTTGGAAAAAAGTAACTCCATTTACAGGGAAGACAGAGGAAAGTGATCATGGCTTGTCgtcttcttccttttcctttccttttgcttcttcatcttctttctCCTCTTAGCAATAAGCAGTGTTTGTCTTATACATAAAAACATCAGATTCATTTTGGTAGTACCATGAGGAACACTAGTAGCCTACAGTAGTTCATGAAAACAACACGTAAATACAGTTTCATCTGTTTTTAAGGTGCTGTTGGTTCTTCAAGAAGTAGACAACAACAGTGAGTAATGATCCATTTAGACTTATCTACAGCACAAGCCGATCAGTTGATCATGTCCTGTTTAAGCTTTTCTAGTGAATTATGCATCCGTACTGCAGTGCCTGAATTTGCCTGCACTTTTACTCTCAAAATACGGCCTATGATTCCAAAATCACTGATAACATGATCTGTGCCAAGTACTTGGAGGGAGGTCAAGATTCATGCCAGGTAAAATCACAGTAGACCTGTCAGAATGAAAGCATTttacaatgatttatttaaCTGCAACCCTCTTTAATTCTCAGTATGCTGTTTAGCAATAGATGATGACCCAGCTTATCTGTTGATTTATCTAgcaaaacaatatattttaagaaaaaaatctaatatatcTCCATCTCACTTagttattaatttttcattttctagaGTTCCATGTTAAGAATTGTTTTAGTATTGTTGCATCTCAAggaaatagattttatttatttatttcattcagtcattcatcttcagtaactgcttgaTCCTAGtgagggttgcagtggatctggagcctacaTTCAAGTACACAACTATTAACTAATGAGTACCTTAGTTAGCGGTTATAATACAGATTCATTCACTTTTTAGGTTATGATGTATTGCATTCAATTATTTTCCTTGTCTCTTTTTCCAGGGTGACTTTGGTGGTCTTATTTTGTGAAATGGGGAGCTGAAAGGTGGTATGTCCTGAGACTTTGGATGTGCTCTCTCTGACTAAAGTCTGTTGTTACACTGACTGGGCCAATACCATCATGGCTACAAACTAACAGAGAAAattatacttttaaaaatggtaCTTTGTTCAATGTTCAATCTCATTATGCACAATAAATTAAGATTAATACATAATACTTTCCTCATACGATCATGTCATAATaaattgcttcttttttcacttACTTGACCAGACATTATGTAGGCTTAGgtatttactatatttaatgTTTGGTTAGATGTAGGATTTGCATAAGGTTAGATATGGGCTATAGATTGTATTAAAAGCTGTTATGTAACCTCCTCAGttccattttgtctttttttttttttatagccatttttctgttgtttttagtATCAGATGCTCactgtcactttattaggaacacctgtacaccttcacattcatacagttatctaatcagccaataatgtagcagcagtgcaatgcaaaaaaaatgtgcagatgcaggtcaagagcttcagttaatgttcacttcaaacaGAATGACGAAAAAGCATGATCTCTGTtgctttgatcgtggcatggattttggtgccagaagggctggtttgattatttcataaactgctaatctccacacacaacaatctctagagtttacacagaatggtgcaaaatacattgagcgacagttctgtgggtggaaacgccttgttgataagagaggtcagaggaaaatggccagattggtttgagcttcCAGGAAGGATATCGCAAtacaaataagcactctttacagccttggtgagcagaaaacaTCTCAGCccatcttgaggtggatgggctacaactgcagaagaccacatcaggttcctgtcagccgagaacaggaatctgaggctatcatgggcacggACTCACggcataattaaaaaaaaatatttaaaaaaaatcacctggtctttttccagtcttcgactgtccactttatttatttaggcagtctctgtgtgtgtaaccttatttttttttgacaggtCTACCTGATAAGATAGTTTGAACAGTTGGTAGCTTTCAGTTCAAGAATATTTTGCTAAACTTTACTGGCTGTTCTGAGGGAAATGCTCCATGACGTCACAAGTAGATattaacatatacatatatatattcacaccCTGACCATAGTCTGTCGTGCTCATTTTGGTTTAATTGTCCCAGTAGTAATGAGGCTCACTGTAATTGTTTTGCTGTTGGTGTTTGTGCGTAAGTGGAAgatcttttatttcttattcaagAGACTTGTAGTGCCTCATCTGAAATTATATCCAATTTTGTCAGTTACTGAAATAATGATTTGACGAGATTATATTTTGTTAATGTCTGTTAAAATCTTTGTGAATTAGACCacagcagagctgaagatgatAAGATCATCGGGGGTTATGAGTGTACACCTCACTCGCAGCCCTGGCAGATTTATCTAACCTATGATGATGGACAGCGCTGGTGTGGCGCATCCTTAATTAACAACCTATGGGCTGTGTCTGCTGCTCACTGTTACATTCCGTGAGTATCTCACAGCACTTTTTCTATTTTCCCAGTTGGAGAATGTCAGCAAACATGATACTCTGATCAAAATTTAAATGTACTGAACCTGAATAACTGAAGCCATGATTTTAATATCGGCGTGTTACTACTGTATGCTGTGATTTATATGTACTAAAAACTGATGAACTAGATGGTGCTTCCTTTGCAGAAACAAATATTTCTTCCAAGCACACTGCCCAAATGAATACCAAGCACCCCATGGCGTATTGATATCCTAGAAAAGGGGACAGCATATTGAAGTCCATCAAAGttacttaaaattaaaacagcagCCACAAAAATGACCACAGAACTACATTTATATCAAGAAATACTCATGTAATTTCtatgtattttaatgaaaacttttacatttattaaatatatgtgtattttatctgcagtaaaaaaaataatgcaacacaatcattttttaaaaaagcagttaATGTATTTGAAAACTTCCATTCTTAGGGCTCATCGTCTTGCTCTTCACCTGGGGGAACACCATCTGTTCATTGACGAAGGCACAGAGCAGAGAATTTGGGCCGAGAAGGTCATACCACATCCCAACTATAATGACAACACATATGACAATGACTTCATGCTGATCAAACTGAGCCAGCCTGCAGTTTTTAACCAGTATGTGCAGCCTATACCTCTGGCGTCCTCT contains:
- the LOC113526417 gene encoding trypsin, which translates into the protein MRLTVIVLLLVFVHHSRAEDDKIIGGYECTPHSQPWQIYLTYDDGQRWCGASLINNLWAVSAAHCYIPAHRLALHLGEHHLFIDEGTEQRIWAEKVIPHPNYNDNTYDNDFMLIKLSQPAVFNQYVQPIPLASSCTVAEEECLVSGWGNQINTGVNYASVLQCLNVPVLPHSKCEAAYGSKITNNMFCAGYLEGGKDSCQGDSGGPVVCNGELKGVVSWGYGCALPGLPGVYAEVCRYIDWVNIIIATN